A single Dreissena polymorpha isolate Duluth1 chromosome 14, UMN_Dpol_1.0, whole genome shotgun sequence DNA region contains:
- the LOC127858807 gene encoding uncharacterized protein LOC127858807 isoform X6, whose translation MEFRPNKRIKLSSQKGPSPLDLARTYCQNYVDPPGFEVKTVNDVIGEGVFATKPFKKGDFLLEYKGDLITRVKHARQLEKEYEKEGQGSFMYFFKYRDKSCCIDATNDIFHEGRMINDAENGDAKQNCVMKIVEVNQTPHLCTFADRDIAIGEELRYDYGVPTLPWRKKCTKQKMGNPMTTRSTDSQEPGQTTSIHREEVNETKCTEQKKGNTMTTRPTDSQEPGQTTSVHTEEVNETKCTEQKKGNTMTTRSTDSQEPGQTTSVHTEEVDETKRVLQIPGEQNKQPKSNGVKTKKELFTDT comes from the exons atggagtttcgaccaaacaaacgcattaaactaag tagccaaaagggtccaagtccccttgatctcgcaagaacgtactgccagaattacgttgatccaccaggttttgaagtaaaaaccgtcaatgatgtcatag gcgAAGGAGTCTTTGCCACTAAGCCTTTTAAAAAAGGAGACTTTCTTCTCGAATACAAGGGGGATCTGATAACACGAGTAAAACATGCACGGCAATTAGAAAAGGAGTATGAAAAGGAGGGTCAAGGCAGCTTcatgtacttttttaaatacagagacaaatcttgctg tattgacgctaccaacgatatatttcatgagggtcgaatgataaatgatgccgaaaatggagacgcaaaacaaaattgtgtaatgaaaatagttgaagtcaaccaaactccccatctatgcactttcgccgacagagacattgcaattggcgaggaactccgatatgattatggagtaccaacacttccatggagaaag aaatgcacgaagcaaaaaatgg gcaacccaatgactactagatctacggacagccaggaaccaggacaaacaacatccataCACAGGGAAGAAGtcaatgagacg aaatgcacgGAACAAAAaaagg gcaacacaatgactactagacctacggacagccaggaaccaggacaaacaacatccgtacacacggaagaagtcaatgagacg aaatgcacgGAACAAAAaaagg gcaacacaatgactactagatctacggacagccaggaaccaggacaaacaacatccgtacacacggaagaagtcgatgagacg